The Miscanthus floridulus cultivar M001 chromosome 17, ASM1932011v1, whole genome shotgun sequence genome has a window encoding:
- the LOC136516002 gene encoding uncharacterized protein, with product MTMMRRNWLRVSFLVARAAMIRTLLAYSPGPPGIREKIKKERASFREKPHAHTQSPPGRADATRAAAAATDNVTVLPDEVLCAVVDLPPPADIGRLACVSSIMSSRKYASGSEKRKKKARIDEFIQSQRGSMHKFLKNNPNTSRDLNELAIVVWKEPTQIIPEDEGPPDDNVGINMEENNVSNDGHIFNSNTTENISLDEEPVCHMDIYDPRNWDNLNNKARDILVEKGPIREDNIVFPFDDNLRHFAYSHYHRKMSNGELRDRKWLVYSKHLDKVFCFCCKLFNSKKCKSSLGNDGYRDWKHINERLKEHEITVEHITNMNSWNELRTRLGKQETIDKELQQQISKEKERMRQVLMRIVAIVKFLGRRNLAFRGSNEQLYNDQNGNFLACVEMVAEFDLVMQDHLRRIQNNDLHYHYLSHKIQNELISLMASDITNSIIKIVKEAKYFSVILDCTPDVSHQEQMTLLVRCVNMSEGKIKIEEYFLGFLKVDDTSGSGLFNVLVDSIKSFGLNIDDIRGQGYDNGSNMKGKHKGVQSRLRDINPRALYMPCACHSLNLTLCDMAKSCSKADSFFGIVQRIYVLFAGSTKRWKFLLDHIDGLTVKSLCNTRWESRIKSVAAIRYQAPQLRAALLALSEDRDVEPKDRSDAKNLFEVLGSFEFIFGMVIWHDVLFAINKVSKKLQSPSMCIESTMQQIQGIMDYFKTYRNDGYASSKVNATKIAYEMSVEPSFPVKRRALRKKHFDENNSEEALLEGEKEFKVSYFAVIIDMAVRSLETRFQELESFRELFGFLMSSANLKALDGPELKLCCTTLAAVFSLNGSSDIDLNDLIFELSVLQFTLPDTPMTAMEIFEFLTKADCYPNASIAYRILFTMPVTVASAERSFSKLKLLKNYLRSTMSQERLNGLATLCIEKRLLDEIDIDTIINDFASRNVRRNF from the exons ATGACCATGATGAGGCGAAACTGGCTGCGTGTGTCCTTCCTCGTCGCACGCGCAGCCATGATACG AACGTTGCTGGCCTACAGTCCTGGGCCTCCTGGCATCCGCGAGAAGATCAAGAAAGAAAGAGCTAGCTTCCGTGAGAAGCCACACGCCCACACGCAGAGTCCTCCAGGGCGGGCGGACGCGacacgcgcggcggcggcggcgaccgacAACGTCACCGTGCTCCCCGACGAGGTGCTCTGCGCCGTCGTCGACCTCCCCCCGCCCGCCGACATCGGACGCCTCGCGTGCGTTAGCAG CATCATGTCATCAAGAAAGTATGCTTCCGGCAgtgagaaaaggaaaaagaaagcaCGAATAGATGAGTTCATACAATCACAGAGAGGTTCTATGCATAAGTTTTTGAAGAATAATCCAAACACTTCAAGAGATCTAAACGAGTTGGCGATAGTTGTCTGGAAGGAACCAACACAGATTATTCCAGAAGATGAAGGTCCTCCTGATGACAATGTTGGCATtaacatggaagaaaacaatgtgAGTAATGATGGGCACATATTTAATTCAAATACTACAGAAAATATTAGTCTTGATGAGGAACCGGTGTGTCACATGGATATTTATGATCCAAGAAATTGGGATAATCTTAATAACAAAGCAAGGGATATATTAGTTGAAAAGGGGCCTATAAGAGAAGATAATATTGTATTCCCTTTCGACGATAATTTAAGGCATTTTGCATATTCTCATTATCATAGAAAAATGAGTAATGGAGAGCTACGTGACAGGAAATGGCTAGTTTATTCCAAACACTTAGATAAAGTATTTTGCTTTTGCTGTAAGCTTTTTAATTCTAAAAAGTGCAAGAGTTCATTGGGGAATGATGGGTATAGAGACTGGAAACATATCAATGAGAGGCTGAAGGAACATGAAATTACTGTTGAGCATATTACCAATATGAACTCATGGAATGAATTGAGAACTAGGTTAGGCAAACAAGAGACAATTGATAAAGAGTTACAGCAGCAAATCTCCAAGGAGAAAGAGCGCATGAGGCAAGTACTGATGAGAATAGTTGCCATTGTAAAATTCCTTGGTAGACGTAATTTGGCTTTTAGAGGATCTAACGAGCAGCTTTATAATGACCAAAATGGCAATTTCTTAGCTTGTGTTGAGATGGTCGCAGAGTTTGATTTGGTAATGCAAGACCATCTTAGACGTATTCAAAATAATGATCTTCATTATCATTATCTTAGCCACAAAATTCAGAATGAGTTGATTTCTCTTATGGCTTCTGACATTACAAATTCTATCATCAAGATTGTTAAAGAGGCCAAATATTTCTCAGTTATTCTTGATTGCACCCCAGATGTTAGTCATCAAGAACAAATGACTTTGTTGGTTCGATGTGTTAACATGAGTGAAGGTAAAATTAAAATAGAGGAGTACTTTCTTGGTTTTCTGAAGGTAGATGACACATCTGGTTCTGGGCTCTTCAATGTTTTGGTTGATTCCATTAAGTCCTTTGGTCTTAACATTGATGACATTAGGGGACAAGGTTATGATAATGGTTCTAATATGAAAGGAAAACACAAGGGAGTTCAAAGTCGATTGCGTGATATAAATCCAAGAGCCTTGTATATGCCATGTGCTTGCCACAGTCTTAATCTTACTCTTTGTGATATGGCTAAGTCTTGTAGCAAAGCTGACTCCTTTTTTGGAATTGTGCAACGGATATATGTCTTATTTGCTGGTTCTACTAAAAGATGGAAATTTTTGCTTGATCATATTGATGGTTTAACTGTGAAATCTTTGTGCAACACACGTTGGGAGAGTCGTATTAAAAGTGTTGCAGCAATTAGATATCAAGCTCCTCAGCTAAGAGCAGCTTTACTTGCATTGAGTGAAGATAGAGATGTAGAACCAAAGGATAGAAGTGATGCAAAGAATTTATTTGAAGTACTTGGCAGCTTTGAATTTATATTTGGCATGGTTATTTGGCATGATGTTTTATTTGCTATCAATAAAGTAAGCAAGAAGTTGCAGTCACCATCTATGTGCATTGAGTCTACCATGCAGCAGATACAAGGCATAATGGATTACTTTAAAACCTATAGAAATGATGGGTATGCTTCCAGTAAGGTCAATGCAACGAAAATTGCATATGAAATgagtgtcgagccatcgttcccAGTAAAGCGACGTGCTCTTAGAAAGAAGCATTTTGATGAAAATAATAGTGAGGAAGCACTCTTGGAAGGTGAGAAGGAATTTAAAGTTAGTTACTTCGCGGTTATAATTGATATGGCAGTCCGTTCATTGGAGACTAGATTTCAAGAATTGGAATCATTCAGAGAATTATTTGGATTTTTAATGAGTTCAGCAAACTTGAAGGCATTAGATGGTCCTGAGCTAAAGTTGTGTTGCACAACACTAGCAGCAGTTTTCTCTCTAAATGGTTCATCTGACATTGATTTAAATGATCTAATTTTCGAGTTGAGTGTTCTACAATTCACTTTGCCAGATACACCCATGACAgctatggagatttttgagtttctTACAAAGGCTGATTGTTATCCTAATGCTTCCATTGCTTATCGGATCTTGTTTACTATGCCTGTGACTGTGGCATCAGCTGAAAGAAGCTTCTCAAAACtaaaattgttgaagaactatTTGAGATCTACAATGTCTCAAGAGAGGTTAAATGGTTTGGCAACATTATGCATTGAGAAGCGATTGTTGGATGAGATTGATATTGATACCATCATCAATGACTTCGCATCGAGGAATGTTAGAAGGAATTTTTAA
- the LOC136517443 gene encoding anthocyanidin 5,3-O-glucosyltransferase-like: protein MVSPWASKKSGPALDSCASQSPAKRPFFQKYGVILGHRFQIYSNHNHEIPSPANELKLELRHRSSTMTGKKRMFVLYPSLGVGHLIPMVELAKHLLRHGHGALIAVVDPPDTDAVSAAAVARLAAANPAIAFRLLPAPASPDVGAHPVKRDLDTLQLANPALRDLLRDSLAGAVDALLLDMFCGDALDVAAELGVPAYFFFASAAGDLAVFLNLPYLYPTLPSSFRDMGEALVRCPGMPPIQALDMPWTVRDRDSDATKVRMYQWKRIPEGRGVLVNSFDWLEPRALRALGDGVCVPGRPTPRVFCIGPLVNDGSTTGQSGERHECLAWLDAQPKRSVVFLCFGSKGAFSAAQLQEIARGLESSGHRFLWVVRSPPEEEGQSPEPDPDLGRLLPAGFLDRNRDRGMVVKNWVPQAQVVRHEAVGAFVTHCGWNSALEAIVSGLPMICWPLYAEQGLNKVFMLEEMKIAVALGRYEEFVRAEEVEAKVRLVMEGEEGRILRERLAVAREKALGATMEGGSSEMAFAEFLRDLDKSSSVNGERN from the coding sequence ATGGTTTCGCCCTGGGCCTCAAAAAAATCAGGGCCGGCCCTGGACAGTTGCGCcagccagagccctgccaaaaGACCCTTCTTCCAGAAATACGGTGTCATCCTCGGACATCGGTTCCAGATCTATTCCAACCATAACCACGAGATCCCCAGTCCGGCGAACGAATTGAAGCTCGAGCTACGCCACCGATCCAGCACCATGACGGGGAAGAAGAGGATGTTCGTGCTCTACCCTTCGCTGGGCGTCGGCCACCTGATCCCGATGGTGGAGCTGGCCAAGCACCTCCTGCGCCACGGCCACGGCGCGCTCATCGCCGTGGTCGACCCGCCCGACACCGACGCCGTGTCGGCCGCCGCGGTGGCGCGCCTCGCGGCGGCCAACCCGGCCATCGCGTTCCGCCTCCTGCCGGCGCCGGCCAGCCCGGACGTTGGCGCGCACCCGGTGAAGCGCGACCTGGACACGCTCCAGCTCGCCAACCCCGCGCTCCGGGACCTCCTGCGGGACTCCCTGGCCGGCGCCGTCGACGCGCTCCTCCTCGACATGTTCTGCGGCGACGCGCTCGACGTCGCGGCGGAGCTCGGCGTGCCGGCCTACTTCTTCTTCGCCTCCGCGGCGGGGGACCTCGCCGTGTTCCTCAACCTGCCGTACCTCTACCCGACCCTTCCGTCGTCGTTCAGGGACATGGGCGAGGCGCTGGTGCGCTGCCCCGGCATGCCGCCGATCCAGGCGCTGGACATGCCGTGGACGGTGCGGGACAGGGACAGCGACGCGACCAAGGTCCGGATGTACCAGTGGAAGCGCATCCCGGAGGGGAGGGGCGTGTTGGTCAACAGCTTCGACTGGCTGGAGCCCAGGGCCCTGCGAGCGCTCGGCGACGGCGTCTGCGTGCCTGGCCGGCCGACGCCGAGAGTCTTCTGCATCGGCCCACTGGTCAACGACGGCAGCACGACGGGGCAGAGCGGCGAGAGGCACGAGTGCCTCGCGTGGCTGGACGCGCAGCCGAAGCGGAGCGTCGTGTTCCTCTGCTTCGGCAGCAAGGGCGCCTTCTCCGCCGCGCAGTTACAGGAGATCGCCCGCGGGTTGGAGAGCTCCGGCCACCGGTTCCTGTGGGTCGTGAGGAGCCCGCCGGAAGAAGAGGGCCAGTCTCCCGAACCGGACCCGGACTTGGGGCGGCTGCTTCCCGCAGGGTTCTTGGACAGGAACAGAGACAGAGGCATGGTGGTGAAGAACTGGGTGCCACAGGCGCAGGTGGTGCGGCATGAGGCGGTCGGCGCATTCGTCACGCACTGTGGGTGGAACTCGGCGCTCGAGGCCATCGTGTCGGGGCTGCCCATGATATGCTGGCCATTGTACGCGGAGCAGGGgctgaacaaggtgttcatgttGGAGGAGATGAAGATCGCGGTGGCGCTGGGGAGGTACGAAGAGTTCGTCAGGGCGGAGGAGGTGGAAGCCAAGGTGAGACTGGTGATGGAGGGTGAGGAAGGGAGGATTCTTCGGGAGAGGCTCGCGGTGGCGAGGGAGAAGGCATTGGGGGCTACTATGGAAGGCGGGTCTTCTGAAATGGCATTCGCGGAGTTCTTGAGAGATTTGGACAAGAGCAGCTCCGTAAACGGAGAACGCAATTGA
- the LOC136516671 gene encoding anthocyanidin 5,3-O-glucosyltransferase-like has product MAEPSPNPTVVLHACLGVGHLIPMVELAKQLVRRGLAVIIAVPTPPASTADYFASSASAVAALAAANPAVSFHHLPAPDYPAPDPDPFLQMLDALRLTVPSLTAFLRSLPSVAGLVLDLFCGDALDAAASTGIPAYFYYTSCAGVLAAFLYLPHYFATTEGGPSFKDMGKALLQFPGVPPIPASDMPHTVLDRTNRTCASRIVHYGRIPEAQGVLINTYEWLDARVVRALRDGVCVPGRPTPPVYPIGPLIVKGEEAAEEGERHVCLSWLDAQPERSVVFLCFGSLGAVSSAQIKEIARGLGSSGHRFLWVVRSPPEDPAKFFLARPEPDLDLLLPEGFLERTSDRGMVVKMWAPQVEVLRHAATGAFMTHCGWNSVLEAASAGVPMLCWPMYAEQRLNKVFVVDEIKAGVVMDGYDEELVSAEEVEKKVRLVMESEEGEKLRERLAMAKEKAGEALADGGPSSLAFEEFLKDLNLAK; this is encoded by the coding sequence ATGGCGGAGCCCAGTCCTAACCCGACCGTGGTGCTGCACGCCTGCCTCGGCGTGGGCCACCTGATCCCCATGGTGGAGCTCGCCAAGCAGCTCGTCCGCCGCGGCCTCGCTGTCATCATCGCCGTGCCGACCCCGCCGGCCTCCACTGCCGACTActtcgcctcctccgcatccGCCGTCGCCGCGCTCGCGGCCGCCAACCCTGCCGTCTCCTTCCACCACCTCCCGGCCCCGGACTACCCTGCCCCTGACCCGGACCCCTTCCTCCAGATGCTCGACGCGCTCCGCCTCACAGTCCCctccctcaccgccttcctccgcTCCCTTCCCTCCGTCGCCGGGCTCGTGCTCGACCTCTTCTGCGGCGACGCGCTCGACGCGGCCGCATCCACCGGCATCCCGGCCTACTTCTACTACACCTCCTGCGCTGGCGTCCTCGCCGCGTTCCTCTACCTTCCCCACTACTTCGCCACGACGGAGGGCGGCCCCAGCTTCAAAGACATGGGCAAGGCGCTCCTCCAGTTCCCCGGCGTCCCGCCGATCCCGGCTTCGGACATGCCTCACACTGTCCTCGACCGCACGAATCGGACCTGCGCCTCGCGGATCGTGCACTACGGTCGCATCCCAGAGGCGCAGGGCGTGCTAATCAACACCTACGAGTGGCTGGATGCGCGGGTCGTCAGGGCACTCAGGGACGGCGTCTGCGTCCCTGGCCGCCCCACACCGCCGGTGTACCCCATCGGCCCGCTGATCGTCAAgggcgaggaggcggcggaggaagGGGAGCGGCACGTGTGCCTGTCGTGGCTGGACGCACAGCCGGAGCGGAGCGTGGTGTTCCTCTGCTTCGGCAGCCTGGGCGCCGTCTCCTCGGCGCAGATTAAGGAGATCGCTCGCGGGCTGGGGAGTTCCGGGCATCGGTTCCTGTGGGTCGTGCGGAGCCCACCGGAGGACCCGGCAAAGTTCTTCCTCGCGCGTCCCGAGCCGGACCTGGACTTGCTGCTCCCGGAGGGCTTCCTGGAGCGGACGAGCGACAGGGGGATGGTGGTGAAGATGTGGGCGCCGCAGGTGGAGGTGCTGCGGCACGCGGCGACGGGCGCGTTCATGACCCACTGCGGGTGGAACTCGGTGCTGGAGGCGGCGTCGGCCGGCGTCCCCATGCTGTGCTGGCCGATGTACGCCGAGCAGAGGCTGAACAAGGTGTTTGTAGTGGACGAGATCAAGGCCGGGGTGGTGATGGACGGCTACGATGAGGAGCTCGTGAGCGCTGAGGAGGTGGAGAAGAAGGTGAGGCTGGTGATGGAGTCCGAGGAAGGGGAGAAGCTCAGGGAGAGGCTGGCTATGGCAAAGGAGAAGGCTGGAGAGGCGCTGGCTGATGGCGGACCGTCGTCGCTGGCGTTTGAAGAGTTCTTGAAGGATTTGAATCTCGCCAAATGA